A segment of the Sanyastnella coralliicola genome:
CTGCCAGTGAGGAGCACGTGAAGGAGTTCACTGATATCGAATTTGACGATTTAGAGGATTAGTTGGTCGAGTGTCTAGAGTCAAGAGTCGAGACACTTTCCAATGACTAAGAACTAAAGACCAATAACTAAGGAATTCTCCCTTAGAAAGAAACCATACGCTGCGCATGTTCAGTCATTAGACTCAACATGCGTTCGTTGTTTATAGCCCCATCATGAACGGATTTGTCGATCTGAGAGAACTTTGGCTTTTTGTAGAGTACGCTCACTTGGAGGTAATTCAGAACATTTGTGAATTGATCCATGCCTCGAGCGGCTCCTGACATTCCTGAAGAGACACCAATCAATCCAGCTTTCTTACCGTGAAGTACTTTTGGAGGGATACAATCGATGAAGGCTTTTAAGACACCAGGAAATCCACCGTTGTATTCCGGAATGACGAAGATGTACTTCGTTGCTTCCTCCATGGTGTTGATGAGATTGTTCATTAGTGGTGACTTCTCTTCCCATGCATCAGCGAAGACGAAATCTCGTGGCAAGTCTTTGAGATGAATATGTGTCGGGGTTACTCCATTCTCTTCTAGCTGATAACCATAGGCTTTAGCCACCAATTCACTCATGCTATTTGGCCTATTCGTACCTGTGATGACCACAAATTTATCGTCTGATTTTATCTCCATCTTATTAACCTGATTTTCACCGAAACCTGTGTAAAACTTCATTCCTTGTAGCCCTCGAATAGTGCTACCTTTACGGATTCGGAGTTGTATCTTAACACAACACTTGAACGCGAAGTACGTTCATCGAAAGCAAATAATCCACGCGATATGAAATTCACTTGGTTCGGACATGCCTCTTTTAGTTTAGAAATGGGTGGAAAACAGTTGGTTTTCGATCCTTTCATTACTCCGAATGAACAAGCTAAATCGATTGATGTCAACGCCATTCCTGCTGATTACGTTCTCTTGAGCCATGGGCATGCTGATCACGTCGCTGACGCGGAAGCCATCCTAACACGCACTGGAGCGACTTTGATTAGCAACTACGAGATTGTTTCGTGGTACGGTGAAAAAGGAATTGAGAATGCGTGGCCGATGAACCACGGTGGAAAACACCAATTCGATTTCGGTACAGTGCGCTACGTGAATGCGGTGCACTCAAGTGTGCTTCCTGATGGTACCTATGGTGGAAACCCTGGTGGGTTCATTATCGAGGCCGATGGAAGACGCATCTACTATGCCGGTGATACCGCGCTTCATATGGACATGGAGCTGATCGGTAGATACTG
Coding sequences within it:
- a CDS encoding NADPH-dependent FMN reductase codes for the protein MKFYTGFGENQVNKMEIKSDDKFVVITGTNRPNSMSELVAKAYGYQLEENGVTPTHIHLKDLPRDFVFADAWEEKSPLMNNLINTMEEATKYIFVIPEYNGGFPGVLKAFIDCIPPKVLHGKKAGLIGVSSGMSGAARGMDQFTNVLNYLQVSVLYKKPKFSQIDKSVHDGAINNERMLSLMTEHAQRMVSF
- a CDS encoding metal-dependent hydrolase — protein: MKFTWFGHASFSLEMGGKQLVFDPFITPNEQAKSIDVNAIPADYVLLSHGHADHVADAEAILTRTGATLISNYEIVSWYGEKGIENAWPMNHGGKHQFDFGTVRYVNAVHSSVLPDGTYGGNPGGFIIEADGRRIYYAGDTALHMDMELIGRYWKPDLAILPIGDNFTMGIEDAIICCDMIQCDKVIGVHYNTFPFINIDSALAKKAFAKAGKELILPGIGESKEV